A single region of the Deltaproteobacteria bacterium genome encodes:
- a CDS encoding LysM peptidoglycan-binding domain-containing protein: MSYKVKSGDTLSGIAKQFGVSLAELEKANPQIPNPNRIYSGEPLNIPGQTDSFQPAPKPKGNTPSTGKTGGTSQSGSAGPVSNTVGGQVGSWIAQAQTILEQSGIPASKMNARDIATIIQHESGGNPNAENKWDSNWKAGHPSIGLMQTIGPTFDHYKLPGHNDIRNPVDNIIAGVRYAIARYGSISDVPGVVRVNRGLSYVGY, from the coding sequence GTGAGCTACAAGGTCAAGTCAGGCGACACGTTGTCGGGCATCGCGAAGCAGTTCGGTGTGTCGCTGGCCGAGCTGGAGAAGGCGAACCCGCAGATCCCCAACCCCAACCGCATCTACTCAGGCGAGCCGCTCAACATCCCCGGCCAGACCGACTCCTTCCAGCCCGCGCCCAAGCCCAAGGGCAACACCCCCAGCACCGGCAAGACCGGCGGCACCAGCCAGAGCGGAAGCGCGGGGCCGGTGTCGAACACCGTCGGCGGCCAGGTGGGAAGCTGGATCGCTCAGGCGCAGACCATCCTCGAGCAGTCGGGCATCCCAGCCAGCAAGATGAACGCGCGGGACATCGCGACCATCATCCAGCATGAGTCGGGCGGGAACCCCAACGCCGAGAACAAGTGGGACAGCAACTGGAAGGCCGGCCACCCGTCGATCGGGCTGATGCAGACCATCGGGCCGACGTTCGACCACTACAAGCTGCCCGGCCACAACGACATCCGGAACCCGGTGGACAACATCATCGCGGGCGTGCGCTACGCCATCGCGCGGTACGGCTCGATCTCCGATGTGCCCGGCGTGGTGCGGGTAAATCGCGGCCTGAGCTACGTGGGGTACTAA
- a CDS encoding GAF domain-containing protein, whose product MIPVMGCSGGSAYLRDGEEMVRVAQVGFSEALLQRTERFPAAERLARPELLQRSPSAVSRAEPGAPGNLLFLASQGLEHLATVPLHDQGKVFGALLLARSEDRAFTSGELALLESIGAQLAIAVQSAQLLRESQQRTAELTLIHEVGRSLVATLELGEVLQAGAENLRRIVDVPHACIALMGPGGEHLRVEAAAGEGAYFRGALVPLEPVEHSLYSRCFHAEEPVVVEDAVHDPRVNQSLRSRSWCTAYVALPLTVRGRTFGVVMLGEKRGPRRFSSAELERITAITNQLAAAAENARLYEDLRQSYDALARAQAQLVQRERLAALGELSAVVAHEVRNPLGVIYNSLATIRRMLPEPAEVSGLLGIVEEEAERLNRMVDDLLDFARPMSPNLVPTPLQRLVMEALPATQAAASGAIQLDLDLAPDLPLVPLDERLIRQVLVNLGVNAVQAMPQGGTLTIRARKREGEVHLELADTGTGITPEAQARIFEPFFTTKAKGTGLGLALVQRIVSWHGGRIEVSSEAGRGATFRLALPLAEPSPAG is encoded by the coding sequence GTGATCCCGGTGATGGGCTGCAGCGGCGGAAGCGCCTATCTCCGAGACGGCGAAGAGATGGTGCGGGTGGCACAGGTGGGCTTCTCCGAGGCGTTGCTCCAGCGGACCGAGCGTTTCCCGGCGGCGGAGCGGCTCGCCCGTCCGGAGCTGCTCCAACGCTCGCCCTCCGCGGTCAGCCGCGCCGAGCCCGGCGCTCCGGGGAACCTGCTCTTCTTGGCGAGCCAGGGGCTGGAGCATCTGGCCACCGTGCCCCTGCACGACCAGGGAAAGGTCTTCGGGGCCCTGCTCCTGGCTCGAAGCGAGGACCGCGCGTTCACCTCGGGCGAGCTGGCCCTCCTGGAGAGCATCGGGGCCCAGCTGGCCATCGCGGTGCAGAGCGCTCAGCTCTTGCGCGAGAGCCAGCAGAGGACCGCCGAGCTCACCCTCATCCACGAGGTGGGCCGGAGCCTGGTGGCCACCCTGGAGCTGGGAGAGGTCCTGCAGGCGGGGGCGGAGAACCTCCGGCGCATCGTCGACGTCCCCCATGCCTGCATCGCCCTGATGGGCCCAGGGGGAGAACACCTGAGGGTCGAGGCCGCGGCCGGGGAGGGGGCGTACTTCCGGGGCGCGCTGGTGCCGCTCGAGCCCGTGGAACACTCGCTCTATTCGCGCTGCTTCCACGCCGAGGAGCCGGTGGTGGTGGAGGACGCTGTCCACGACCCGCGGGTGAACCAGTCCCTGCGCAGCCGGAGCTGGTGCACGGCCTACGTGGCCCTCCCGCTCACCGTGCGCGGCCGCACCTTCGGCGTGGTGATGCTGGGCGAGAAGCGCGGTCCCCGCCGCTTCAGCTCCGCCGAGCTGGAGCGCATCACCGCGATCACCAACCAGCTGGCCGCGGCGGCGGAGAACGCCCGGCTCTACGAGGACCTCCGCCAGAGCTACGACGCCCTGGCCCGAGCCCAGGCCCAGCTGGTCCAGCGGGAGCGGCTGGCCGCGCTGGGCGAGCTCAGCGCGGTGGTGGCCCACGAGGTGCGAAATCCGCTGGGGGTCATCTACAACTCGCTGGCCACCATCCGCCGGATGCTCCCCGAGCCTGCGGAGGTCTCCGGTCTCCTGGGCATCGTGGAGGAGGAGGCGGAGCGGCTCAACCGGATGGTGGACGACCTCTTGGACTTCGCGCGGCCCATGTCCCCCAACCTGGTGCCCACCCCGCTGCAGCGGCTGGTGATGGAGGCCCTGCCCGCCACCCAGGCCGCGGCCAGCGGGGCGATCCAGCTGGATCTGGACCTGGCCCCCGACCTCCCCCTGGTTCCCCTGGACGAACGGCTCATCCGCCAGGTGCTGGTCAACCTCGGCGTCAACGCGGTGCAGGCCATGCCCCAGGGCGGAACGCTCACCATCCGTGCCCGGAAGCGGGAGGGCGAGGTCCACCTGGAGCTGGCCGACACCGGCACGGGGATCACGCCCGAGGCGCAGGCGCGCATCTTCGAGCCGTTCTTCACCACCAAGGCCAAGGGGACCGGCCTGGGGCTTGCCCTGGTCCAGCGCATCGTCAGCTGGCACGGCGGACGGATCGAGGTGAGCTCGGAGGCGGGCCGGGGAGCGACCTTCCGATTGGCCTTGCCGCTGGCCGAGCCTTCGCCGGCGGGGTGA
- a CDS encoding DUF1566 domain-containing protein, which translates to MLGAAPNDSAPRATLQSALPLLPSEGAATVHLVGVGVSRLTKRPISGLCEGTITFKYRFRRVQHGDNIVGFHEALESEFTEAPTLVRKETRGAPLAAASPTPPRGSLEVTTDAFCILRVDGALEGTVEPAVLTKVNVAPGEHRVTCSSSQVSSVKASAAKKVEADQRVAVAFALQALEKATPQAPVKAASAGDTMIDRGDGVLEQVSSGLLWTQRDNGADVTWDAARRYCETLSTSGGGWRLPSSQEFQDVFDEIRLAGPSPCGDGYCNKSRLALTSWWFWIGEKRDSVLAWTYIFKQGYGYPYLYPAGASAGSRALCVRVPRAEEVDPPQARAKAAEDAAHREPAVEVKEIDRGGGVLEQVSSGLQWTQTDNGRDIGWNDAKKYCEALLLAGGKWRMPSLDELQNLYLDAVGTKAAPCGTYLCGVPKGFSLTSHWYWSAESDGPGKGRGYGFDTGFPGTGPAGYSYHSRVLCVRHP; encoded by the coding sequence ATGCTCGGCGCGGCTCCGAACGACAGCGCACCCCGAGCGACGCTTCAGTCGGCGCTACCGCTCCTTCCGTCCGAGGGCGCGGCGACCGTGCACCTCGTCGGTGTCGGGGTCAGCCGACTGACGAAGCGGCCCATCTCCGGCCTCTGCGAAGGGACCATCACCTTCAAGTATCGATTCCGGCGGGTACAGCACGGCGACAACATCGTCGGTTTCCATGAGGCCCTCGAGTCGGAGTTCACCGAGGCGCCAACGCTGGTCCGGAAGGAGACGCGCGGCGCTCCCCTCGCCGCGGCGAGCCCGACGCCGCCACGCGGCTCGCTGGAGGTCACGACCGACGCCTTCTGCATCCTGCGCGTCGACGGCGCTCTGGAGGGAACCGTCGAACCCGCCGTGCTCACGAAGGTGAACGTCGCGCCGGGCGAGCACCGCGTCACCTGCAGCAGCTCCCAGGTGAGCTCCGTCAAGGCTTCGGCAGCGAAGAAGGTCGAAGCGGACCAGCGCGTGGCGGTGGCGTTTGCGCTCCAGGCGCTCGAGAAGGCGACGCCGCAGGCTCCGGTGAAGGCCGCTTCGGCCGGCGACACGATGATCGACCGCGGCGATGGTGTCCTCGAGCAGGTGAGCTCGGGCCTGCTGTGGACCCAGCGCGACAACGGCGCCGACGTCACCTGGGACGCGGCTCGCAGGTACTGCGAGACCCTGTCGACATCGGGCGGCGGTTGGCGATTACCCAGCAGCCAGGAGTTCCAGGATGTCTTCGACGAGATCCGGCTCGCAGGGCCGTCACCCTGCGGAGATGGGTACTGCAACAAGTCCAGGCTGGCGCTGACCAGTTGGTGGTTCTGGATAGGTGAGAAGCGCGATTCGGTACTCGCCTGGACTTATATTTTCAAGCAGGGCTACGGCTATCCGTATTTGTATCCAGCCGGTGCCTCCGCCGGAAGTCGCGCGCTGTGCGTGCGCGTGCCGCGTGCCGAGGAAGTCGACCCCCCTCAGGCGCGCGCCAAGGCGGCCGAGGACGCGGCGCACCGCGAGCCTGCTGTCGAGGTGAAGGAGATCGATCGCGGAGGGGGCGTGCTCGAACAGGTCAGCTCGGGCCTGCAGTGGACGCAAACCGACAACGGTCGCGACATCGGCTGGAACGATGCAAAGAAGTACTGTGAAGCGTTGCTGCTCGCGGGCGGCAAGTGGCGAATGCCCAGCCTCGATGAGCTCCAGAATCTCTACCTTGACGCGGTCGGCACGAAAGCGGCTCCCTGCGGGACGTATCTCTGCGGCGTCCCCAAGGGCTTTTCACTGACCAGCCACTGGTACTGGAGCGCGGAGTCGGATGGTCCCGGCAAGGGCCGTGGTTACGGATTCGACACCGGTTTCCCGGGAACGGGGCCTGCCGGGTACTCGTACCACTCTCGGGTGCTGTGCGTTCGGCATCCGTGA
- the ligD gene encoding non-homologous end-joining DNA ligase, protein MVDVSNADRLVFPEIGRTKGDVVAYYERIAPRLLPHVAGRPLSIKRFPKGLAAPGFFQKNVPPHYPASIERFAVPRSPEASKKHRGKGGNEADVTLYPVIREAEHLAYVANQGALELHVPTALAADLEHPDRLIIDLDPPPGRVDLARRAAHVVHDALAERGLASAPVATGSKGYHVVAPLTRSVNFENLFVTLQKFATLLATKHPDVLTVAFRIAQRGERVFLDWLRNSPISTVVAPYSLRARPLAPVATPLDWSELDTTAPDAFTIGDLERLLERPDSLRALAPSDPARFISSVDADFDAAGLELVPFDRFRS, encoded by the coding sequence ATGGTCGACGTCTCGAACGCTGACCGGCTGGTCTTCCCGGAGATCGGTCGCACCAAGGGCGACGTGGTCGCGTACTACGAGCGCATCGCGCCGCGGCTCTTGCCCCACGTTGCGGGGCGGCCGCTGTCGATCAAGCGCTTCCCCAAGGGCCTCGCGGCGCCCGGCTTCTTCCAGAAGAACGTGCCGCCGCACTACCCCGCATCCATCGAGCGTTTCGCGGTGCCGCGCAGCCCCGAGGCGTCGAAGAAGCACCGCGGCAAGGGCGGCAACGAGGCCGACGTGACGCTCTACCCCGTGATTCGCGAGGCCGAGCACCTGGCCTACGTCGCGAACCAGGGCGCGCTCGAGCTCCACGTGCCGACCGCGCTCGCCGCCGACCTCGAGCATCCCGACCGGCTGATCATCGACCTCGATCCGCCACCGGGACGCGTGGACCTGGCTCGGCGCGCCGCCCACGTGGTGCATGACGCGCTCGCGGAGCGCGGCCTGGCGAGTGCGCCGGTCGCGACGGGCTCGAAGGGCTACCACGTGGTCGCGCCGCTCACGCGCTCAGTAAATTTCGAGAACCTCTTCGTGACCCTCCAGAAGTTCGCCACCCTGCTCGCGACGAAGCACCCGGACGTGCTCACGGTCGCGTTCCGGATCGCCCAGCGCGGCGAGCGGGTGTTCCTCGATTGGTTGCGCAACAGCCCGATCTCGACCGTGGTCGCGCCCTACTCGCTCCGCGCGCGGCCGCTGGCGCCGGTGGCCACGCCGCTCGACTGGAGCGAGCTCGACACCACCGCGCCCGACGCGTTCACCATAGGCGATCTGGAGCGGCTCCTGGAGCGGCCCGACTCCCTCCGCGCGCTCGCGCCGAGCGACCCCGCGCGGTTCATCTCCAGCGTGGACGCAGACTTCGACGCAGCGGGTCTCGAGCTCGTGCCGTTCGATCGCTTCCGGTCCTGA
- a CDS encoding class I SAM-dependent methyltransferase, with the protein MSDSAIEQVSDTAYLAAHLRAVESARPDALFSDPLAARLAGEHGRRIAESAPNPMSAWQIAMRTRVIDRLLRRAIADGVDAFLNLGAGLDTRPYRLDVPATLRWIEVDYPHVQQFKSTQLAGETPRCRVERVSLDLTDPAARRALFARINVEAKRVLVLTEGVVPYLSVEDAGALADDLCNLHAAVGWIVDYVAPEIVRYRRTAKIDAANAPFLFEPPDWHAFFAAHGWRQREIRYLAEEAAECNRPPLLPPQVAQSEGFRKSMGYVLLERER; encoded by the coding sequence ATGTCGGATTCTGCGATCGAACAAGTCTCCGATACCGCGTACCTCGCCGCGCACCTGCGGGCCGTGGAGTCCGCGCGACCGGATGCCCTGTTTTCGGATCCGCTCGCTGCGCGTCTCGCGGGCGAGCACGGACGTCGCATCGCCGAGTCCGCGCCCAATCCGATGAGCGCATGGCAGATCGCGATGCGCACGCGGGTGATCGATCGTCTCCTGCGACGAGCGATTGCTGATGGCGTGGACGCGTTCCTGAACCTCGGCGCAGGTCTCGACACGCGTCCGTACCGGCTCGACGTTCCCGCAACGCTCCGCTGGATCGAGGTCGACTACCCGCACGTGCAGCAATTCAAGAGCACGCAGCTCGCGGGGGAGACCCCGCGGTGTCGCGTCGAGCGGGTGTCGCTCGATCTCACCGATCCCGCCGCGCGACGTGCGCTCTTCGCGCGCATCAACGTCGAAGCGAAGCGCGTTCTGGTGCTCACCGAAGGGGTCGTGCCGTATCTCTCGGTCGAAGACGCAGGCGCGCTCGCCGACGATCTCTGCAACCTGCACGCGGCCGTCGGCTGGATTGTGGATTACGTGGCGCCCGAGATCGTGCGCTACCGGCGCACCGCGAAGATCGATGCCGCGAACGCGCCGTTCCTCTTCGAGCCTCCCGATTGGCACGCCTTCTTCGCCGCGCACGGCTGGCGACAGCGCGAGATCCGGTACCTCGCAGAGGAGGCGGCGGAGTGCAATCGCCCGCCGCTGCTCCCGCCCCAGGTCGCGCAGAGCGAGGGATTCCGCAAGAGCATGGGGTACGTGCTGCTGGAGCGCGAGCGCTGA
- a CDS encoding NADP-dependent oxidoreductase, giving the protein MSKAVRFEKYGDVDVLHVIDVPTPTAGPGRVVVEVRAAGINPGEMGIRSGAMKEIFPATFPSGEGSDFAGVVREVGANVAGFKPGQEVIGWSDERSSHATHVSVPASQLAPKPAGLSWEVAGSLYVAGMAAWASVEAVKPEPGEVVVVSGASGGVGSIAVQLLLLRGARVIGIVSRRNADWLQNFGAIAVVHDEKLEEHLRIAAPDGIDAWVDVFGHGYVKMAVALGVKPERINTTIDFQAASELSAKTEGTAEASSAANLEKLAQLVASGKVQINIDARYPLERVRDAYRELEKRQTRGKIVLVN; this is encoded by the coding sequence ATGAGCAAGGCAGTTCGATTCGAAAAGTACGGCGACGTGGATGTGCTGCACGTCATCGACGTCCCCACGCCCACCGCAGGGCCCGGTCGCGTGGTCGTGGAGGTGCGCGCGGCGGGAATCAACCCAGGCGAGATGGGCATCCGCAGCGGCGCCATGAAAGAGATCTTCCCCGCCACCTTTCCCTCGGGCGAGGGCAGCGACTTCGCCGGCGTGGTGCGCGAGGTCGGCGCGAATGTGGCCGGCTTCAAGCCAGGCCAGGAGGTGATCGGCTGGTCCGATGAGCGCTCGAGCCACGCGACCCACGTCTCCGTGCCCGCCAGCCAGCTCGCCCCCAAGCCCGCTGGGCTCTCGTGGGAGGTGGCCGGCTCGCTCTACGTCGCGGGCATGGCGGCGTGGGCGTCGGTGGAGGCGGTGAAGCCCGAGCCGGGCGAGGTGGTGGTGGTCTCCGGCGCGTCGGGCGGCGTGGGCTCGATCGCGGTGCAGCTCCTGTTGCTGCGCGGCGCGCGCGTCATCGGCATCGTCTCGAGGCGGAACGCGGACTGGCTGCAGAACTTCGGGGCCATCGCGGTCGTCCACGACGAGAAGCTCGAGGAGCACCTGCGCATCGCCGCGCCGGACGGCATCGACGCGTGGGTCGACGTGTTTGGACACGGCTACGTGAAGATGGCGGTCGCGCTGGGCGTGAAGCCCGAGCGCATCAACACCACCATCGACTTCCAGGCGGCGAGCGAGCTCTCGGCGAAGACGGAGGGCACGGCTGAGGCGTCGAGCGCGGCCAACCTCGAGAAGCTCGCGCAGCTCGTGGCCAGCGGGAAGGTGCAGATCAACATCGACGCGCGCTATCCGCTGGAGCGCGTGCGCGATGCGTACCGCGAGCTCGAGAAGCGGCAGACGCGCGGGAAGATCGTGCTCGTGAACTGA
- a CDS encoding SDR family oxidoreductase, with translation MQIKDRVFIVTGASMGIGLSTAKALAERGAKVALLARSTDALQKLAKELPGSLAVTADMTKFDRVREAIREVHEHYGRVDGLINNAGRSYAAAVEEIDPALFDEIFHLNVLGPIVAMQAVIPLMRAQGGGCIVNINSGTAFMVLPQYSVYSASKRALLGFSLTARGELEKDKIVVSEIYPFITDTNFGKNRMGNPAGGGPASNYAQGDKPEHVAGLVVQAIEEGKAQYFANERLRQMAGVSA, from the coding sequence ATGCAAATCAAGGATCGCGTCTTCATCGTCACCGGCGCCTCGATGGGAATCGGGCTGTCCACTGCGAAGGCGCTCGCCGAGCGCGGCGCCAAGGTCGCGCTGCTCGCGCGCAGCACCGATGCGCTTCAAAAGTTGGCAAAGGAGCTCCCAGGCAGCCTGGCCGTCACGGCCGACATGACGAAGTTCGATCGCGTGCGTGAAGCGATCCGCGAGGTGCACGAGCACTACGGTCGCGTCGACGGCCTCATCAACAATGCCGGTCGCAGCTACGCGGCGGCCGTCGAGGAGATCGATCCCGCGCTCTTCGACGAGATCTTCCATCTCAACGTGCTCGGGCCGATCGTCGCCATGCAGGCCGTGATTCCGCTGATGCGCGCCCAGGGCGGCGGCTGCATCGTGAACATCAACTCCGGAACCGCGTTCATGGTGCTTCCGCAGTACAGCGTCTACTCCGCTTCGAAGCGCGCGCTCCTGGGCTTCAGCCTCACCGCGCGCGGCGAGCTGGAGAAGGACAAGATCGTCGTCAGTGAGATCTATCCGTTCATCACCGACACCAACTTCGGCAAGAACCGGATGGGCAACCCCGCGGGCGGCGGTCCCGCGTCGAACTACGCGCAAGGCGACAAGCCCGAGCACGTGGCCGGGCTCGTGGTGCAAGCCATCGAGGAAGGGAAGGCGCAGTACTTCGCAAATGAACGCCTTCGCCAGATGGCCGGCGTCAGCGCCTAG
- a CDS encoding D-alanine--D-alanine ligase: MSFTVDELKKKTIGVLYGGLSAEREVSLKSGDAVARALESKGYKVARVDVGKDVDQKLREAKVDVAFVTVHGRYGEDGCLQGLLEALFIPYTGSGVLSSALAMEKVYAKQVFVSRGISTAEYRAFEDAKAADIHGYDLPFHFPVVVKPSGEGSSVGVKIAKSGEELREAARAAAGFKGSILIERYVKGREIQVGVLDNEALGCIEVKPAGEFYDYNAKYVANTTQYLFPAPIPEAAYHRCMEVALSAHRALGCAGATRTDLILPEAGGEPIVLEVNTLPGMTEKSLLPKIAAGKGWDFAELCERILKGASLKA; encoded by the coding sequence GTGTCCTTCACGGTTGACGAGCTGAAGAAGAAGACCATCGGCGTGCTCTACGGCGGCCTCTCCGCCGAGCGCGAGGTCTCGCTCAAGAGCGGCGACGCCGTGGCCCGCGCGCTGGAGAGCAAGGGCTACAAGGTCGCGCGCGTCGACGTGGGCAAGGACGTGGACCAGAAGCTCCGCGAGGCCAAGGTCGACGTCGCGTTCGTCACCGTGCACGGCCGCTACGGCGAGGACGGCTGTCTGCAAGGCCTGCTCGAGGCGCTCTTCATTCCGTACACGGGCTCGGGCGTGCTCTCGAGCGCGCTGGCCATGGAGAAGGTGTACGCCAAGCAGGTCTTCGTGAGCCGCGGCATCTCCACCGCCGAGTACCGCGCCTTCGAGGACGCCAAGGCCGCCGACATCCACGGCTACGACTTGCCCTTCCACTTTCCGGTGGTGGTGAAGCCGAGCGGCGAGGGCTCGAGCGTGGGCGTGAAGATCGCCAAGAGCGGCGAAGAGCTCCGCGAGGCCGCGCGCGCCGCCGCGGGCTTCAAGGGCTCGATCTTGATCGAGCGCTACGTGAAGGGCCGCGAGATCCAGGTGGGCGTGCTCGACAACGAGGCGCTCGGCTGCATCGAGGTGAAGCCCGCGGGCGAGTTCTACGACTACAACGCCAAGTACGTGGCCAACACCACGCAGTACCTCTTCCCCGCGCCGATCCCCGAGGCCGCGTACCACCGCTGCATGGAGGTGGCGCTCTCGGCGCACCGCGCGCTCGGCTGCGCCGGCGCCACGCGCACCGACTTGATCCTCCCCGAGGCCGGCGGCGAGCCCATCGTGCTCGAGGTGAACACGCTCCCGGGCATGACCGAGAAGTCGCTGCTGCCCAAGATCGCCGCAGGCAAGGGTTGGGACTTTGCGGAGCTGTGCGAGCGGATCTTGAAGGGCGCGTCGCTGAAGGCCTAG
- a CDS encoding VCBS repeat-containing protein, which yields MLALLFGCQRSFTAPKAVTHDPLAAVAEASTVAPWGTTRIDARGGKGSYHFTLIAQQSGPDASVSAAGLYRAGSLGGNKVDQVQVTDDDQGQVIISINISPTLRIAPEDTSVPVGGQLAFVASGGQPPYTFSLAAGGNTSWGGIQGSGVYTAGSNPEQHDVVQVVDANGYQVSASVAVGTAVFDRERTGVQVVRGDFNGDGVDDFLINDPLGGVVKLAVGGRGGPVVTQVLRAYATQVSVGDFDGDGCDDVLFSTGTGANQLLRGTPFGNLEPGPTFNVSFPAGSLLGGAPDLVPVDLKPTWPRTLLGVVNSGSLPSGVFGFRFSLFDLNDGGALADTELGRMPFSEIYAFEEASALPPFLPSVLAGSSAVMVANPPYAPAVLLRNFYTVDGGLVPGLAAQGPSTTFDTFPAEGALLDVDGDGRADRWGLAQLNGALESSLVMAPGLFDGGFGNVQVLASNVYFASEVPHVRLGLPAKLIGQDGSGGFQVLALALSAVVSPLGIPDGGDAVFGGDFNGDGQLDVIQRNPDGSLILFLADALGNYRTGRTYYGLAQSVAGVGGEYLAVGDLNGDGRADLLFSDDGLSFLAGTAEGRLSLDGRFATGERMLASAVLPGGALYASERRDGSTRLVYLSASGDAGWSEVEQPLDVPAVPDAVTPISAGGAVPGGDVLVHLGNDTPANVVLEDLDGGAGFQLDLLPQFLTGVAYPLHGARDDVDDLAYQAAPGNGSAAPIQIFAATGAHPPSWSSQPTTQLDGSTVGEPGVDAYLVGTLASRPNGPRDTVVLVTHTANLYAYSVGSGAVSKLATNNTLGEPYTRFSVGDFDRDGLNDVVALDARDGYLVFAHGTDAGFVTTSLAIPVAASQVIQFRAADVNGDGAADVVLYDADEGTLTVFLSRGDFDGNFHLE from the coding sequence GTGTTGGCGCTGCTTTTCGGCTGTCAGCGAAGCTTCACGGCTCCGAAGGCGGTGACCCACGACCCGCTCGCGGCGGTGGCCGAGGCGAGCACCGTCGCGCCCTGGGGTACCACCCGCATCGACGCCCGCGGCGGCAAGGGCAGCTACCACTTCACGCTCATCGCGCAGCAGAGCGGCCCCGACGCCTCGGTGAGCGCCGCCGGCCTCTACCGCGCAGGCTCGCTCGGCGGGAACAAGGTTGACCAGGTGCAGGTCACCGACGATGACCAGGGCCAGGTCATCATCTCCATCAACATCAGCCCCACGCTGCGCATCGCCCCCGAGGACACCAGCGTCCCCGTGGGCGGCCAGCTGGCCTTCGTGGCCTCGGGCGGTCAGCCGCCGTACACCTTCTCGCTCGCGGCGGGCGGCAACACCAGCTGGGGCGGCATTCAGGGTTCGGGCGTCTACACCGCGGGCTCGAACCCCGAGCAGCACGACGTGGTCCAGGTGGTGGACGCCAACGGCTATCAGGTGAGCGCCTCGGTGGCGGTGGGCACCGCGGTCTTCGACCGCGAGCGCACCGGGGTGCAGGTGGTGCGCGGCGACTTCAACGGCGACGGCGTCGATGACTTCCTCATCAACGACCCACTCGGCGGGGTGGTGAAGCTGGCCGTGGGCGGCCGCGGCGGGCCGGTCGTCACCCAGGTGCTGCGCGCGTACGCCACCCAGGTCTCCGTGGGCGACTTCGACGGCGACGGCTGCGATGACGTGCTCTTCTCCACGGGCACGGGCGCCAACCAGCTCCTGCGCGGCACGCCCTTCGGCAACCTGGAGCCGGGGCCGACCTTCAACGTCAGCTTTCCCGCAGGCTCGCTGCTGGGGGGCGCGCCGGATCTGGTCCCGGTGGATCTCAAGCCGACCTGGCCGCGCACGCTGCTCGGCGTGGTGAACTCCGGCTCGCTGCCCAGCGGCGTCTTCGGCTTCCGCTTCTCGCTCTTCGATCTCAACGACGGCGGAGCGCTCGCCGACACCGAGCTGGGGCGCATGCCCTTCTCCGAGATCTACGCCTTCGAGGAGGCGAGCGCGCTGCCGCCCTTCCTGCCCTCGGTGCTGGCGGGCAGCTCCGCGGTGATGGTGGCCAACCCGCCGTACGCGCCGGCCGTCCTGCTGCGCAACTTCTACACCGTGGACGGCGGGCTGGTTCCGGGGCTCGCGGCGCAGGGCCCGTCGACCACGTTCGATACCTTCCCGGCGGAGGGTGCGCTGCTCGACGTCGACGGCGATGGCCGCGCCGATCGCTGGGGCCTGGCGCAGCTCAACGGAGCGCTGGAGAGCTCGCTGGTGATGGCCCCGGGGCTCTTCGACGGCGGCTTCGGGAACGTGCAGGTCCTGGCCTCGAATGTGTACTTCGCGAGCGAGGTGCCGCACGTGAGGCTCGGCCTCCCGGCGAAGCTCATCGGGCAGGACGGCAGCGGCGGCTTCCAGGTGCTGGCCCTGGCGTTGTCCGCGGTGGTGTCGCCGCTGGGCATCCCCGACGGCGGTGATGCGGTCTTCGGCGGCGACTTCAACGGCGACGGCCAGCTCGACGTCATCCAGCGCAACCCGGACGGCTCGCTGATCCTCTTCCTCGCGGACGCGCTCGGAAACTACCGCACCGGGCGCACCTACTACGGGCTGGCCCAGAGCGTGGCCGGCGTGGGCGGTGAGTACCTCGCGGTGGGCGACCTCAACGGCGACGGCCGCGCGGACCTCCTCTTCTCCGACGACGGGCTCTCCTTCCTGGCAGGAACCGCCGAGGGCCGACTCTCGCTCGACGGCCGCTTCGCGACGGGCGAGCGAATGCTGGCGAGCGCAGTGCTTCCTGGCGGCGCGCTCTATGCCTCGGAGCGACGCGACGGATCCACGCGCCTGGTCTACCTCTCGGCCTCCGGTGATGCGGGCTGGTCCGAGGTGGAGCAGCCGCTGGACGTCCCCGCGGTGCCCGACGCCGTGACCCCCATCTCCGCCGGCGGCGCGGTGCCCGGCGGCGACGTGTTGGTGCACCTCGGCAACGACACGCCGGCCAACGTGGTCCTGGAGGACCTCGACGGCGGCGCCGGCTTCCAGCTCGACCTCCTCCCCCAGTTCCTCACCGGCGTCGCCTACCCGCTGCACGGCGCCCGCGACGACGTGGACGACCTCGCCTACCAGGCCGCACCGGGGAACGGATCCGCGGCGCCCATCCAGATCTTCGCGGCGACCGGGGCGCACCCGCCCAGCTGGTCCAGCCAACCTACGACGCAGCTCGACGGCTCGACCGTGGGCGAGCCCGGCGTGGACGCGTACCTGGTGGGCACCCTGGCCAGCCGACCCAATGGCCCGCGGGACACGGTCGTGCTCGTGACCCACACCGCCAACCTCTACGCCTACTCAGTGGGCAGCGGCGCGGTGAGCAAGCTCGCGACCAACAACACCCTGGGCGAGCCGTACACGCGCTTCAGCGTGGGCGACTTCGACCGCGACGGCCTCAACGACGTGGTGGCCCTCGACGCCCGCGACGGCTACCTCGTGTTCGCGCATGGAACGGACGCGGGCTTCGTCACCACCTCCCTCGCGATCCCGGTAGCGGCCAGCCAGGTGATTCAGTTCCGCGCTGCGGACGTCAACGGCGACGGTGCCGCCGACGTGGTCCTCTACGACGCCGACGAGGGCACGCTCACCGTGTTCCTCTCGCGGGGGGACTTCGACGGTAACTTCCACCTGGAGTAG